In the genome of Halapricum salinum, one region contains:
- a CDS encoding ABC transporter ATP-binding protein, giving the protein MAELTLDSITKIFTDDDGSDIVAVDDVNVDIPDGEFLVLVGPSGCGKSTTLRMIAGLETITEGEIRLGGERINEQPPADRDIAMVFQSYALYPHMTVKQNMSFGLEESTEMPDEKISEVVTETATMMGIEDLLDRKPSELSGGQQQRVALGRAIVRDPEVFLMDEPLSNLDAKLRSTMRTELQRLQEDLGVTTVYVTHDQTEAMTMSDRIAILNDGVLQQVGTPLECYHEPNNEFVAGFIGEPSMNFFEMAVEDDQLVTEQFTYPISESVRSEVDGHERVMLGIRPSAISVEVGAMPADDHDFATVVDVVEPMGDEENVYLAFGDERGDSVETFVATVGGMQRLESGQSVVAHIPESAIHLFDTDDGTALKNRDLEDLDERDPHLQ; this is encoded by the coding sequence ATGGCAGAACTCACACTCGACTCGATAACGAAGATATTCACTGACGACGACGGGAGCGACATCGTCGCCGTCGACGACGTCAACGTCGACATCCCGGACGGCGAGTTCCTCGTACTGGTCGGCCCTTCGGGCTGTGGCAAATCGACGACCCTGCGGATGATCGCAGGTCTGGAAACTATCACAGAAGGCGAGATCCGACTGGGCGGCGAACGGATCAACGAACAGCCACCCGCGGATCGAGACATCGCGATGGTGTTCCAGAGCTACGCGCTCTATCCGCACATGACCGTCAAGCAGAACATGAGCTTCGGGCTGGAGGAATCGACGGAGATGCCCGACGAGAAGATCAGCGAAGTCGTCACCGAGACGGCTACGATGATGGGCATCGAGGACCTCCTCGATCGCAAACCCAGCGAACTCTCAGGCGGCCAGCAACAACGCGTCGCGCTCGGGCGGGCAATCGTCCGCGACCCCGAAGTCTTCCTGATGGACGAGCCACTCTCGAATCTCGACGCCAAACTCCGGTCGACGATGCGGACCGAACTCCAGCGTCTTCAGGAAGACCTGGGCGTGACGACCGTCTACGTGACTCACGACCAGACCGAGGCGATGACGATGAGCGATCGGATCGCCATCCTCAACGACGGCGTCCTCCAGCAGGTCGGGACGCCCCTGGAGTGTTATCACGAGCCGAACAACGAGTTCGTGGCCGGCTTCATCGGCGAGCCGTCGATGAACTTCTTCGAGATGGCCGTCGAGGACGACCAGCTCGTCACCGAACAGTTCACCTACCCGATCTCTGAGTCGGTCCGGTCGGAAGTCGACGGCCACGAACGCGTCATGCTCGGGATCCGACCGAGTGCGATCTCGGTGGAGGTCGGTGCGATGCCGGCCGACGATCACGACTTCGCGACGGTCGTCGACGTCGTCGAGCCGATGGGCGACGAGGAGAACGTCTATCTCGCGTTCGGCGACGAGCGCGGTGACAGTGTCGAGACGTTCGTCGCGACGGTCGGCGGGATGCAACGACTCGAAAGCGGCCAGTCGGTGGTCGCTCACATCCCCGAGTCGGCGATCCACCTCTTCGATACGGACGATGGAACGGCGCTGAAAAATCGGGACCTCGAAGACCTCGACGAACGGGATCCACACCTCCAGTAG